Proteins encoded by one window of Halomonas chromatireducens:
- a CDS encoding peptidoglycan DD-metalloendopeptidase family protein encodes MRKVLLVSAVALAMTGCAAQQEHSAPQVRDLSVSRERASVSQYTVEAGDTLYGIAWRHDMDYRDLARLNQISPPYRIEPGQQLRLDESGAARPASEAPREQRDTEVATATGLGGAVDVGDSDWLLPDDEAIERSRRLTAEPLESGEPSPSQAAVESAGQIAAAPPAAEPEPEPERQPEPTPEPSQEPEVVEAPEPEPAPAAEPDAGTEVAGAPEQPPERESRSYTPVEEVDWQWPADGALIGRFGEGGSITAGIDIDGQKGQPVRAAGPGIVVYAGSGVRGYGNLILLKHNDQYLSAYAHNDSLRVRENDVVEAGEVIATMGDSDAESVRLHFEVRKDGQPQDPLNYLPER; translated from the coding sequence ATGCGTAAGGTATTACTGGTATCCGCCGTCGCCCTGGCGATGACCGGCTGTGCCGCTCAGCAGGAGCACTCCGCTCCCCAGGTTCGCGATCTCTCCGTGAGTCGCGAGCGTGCTTCTGTCAGTCAATACACCGTGGAGGCTGGCGATACGCTCTACGGTATTGCCTGGCGACACGACATGGACTATCGCGATCTGGCGCGCCTCAACCAGATCAGCCCACCCTACAGGATCGAGCCAGGCCAGCAGCTGCGGCTGGACGAGAGTGGAGCCGCGCGCCCCGCCAGCGAAGCTCCCCGCGAGCAGCGCGATACGGAAGTTGCCACGGCCACTGGCCTGGGCGGTGCTGTCGACGTTGGTGATAGCGACTGGCTGCTGCCTGATGACGAGGCCATCGAGCGCAGCCGGCGCCTGACTGCCGAGCCTTTGGAGAGCGGAGAGCCGAGCCCGAGCCAGGCGGCGGTGGAAAGCGCCGGCCAGATCGCCGCGGCACCACCGGCCGCCGAGCCCGAGCCTGAACCGGAGCGTCAGCCAGAGCCCACACCCGAGCCGTCGCAAGAGCCGGAAGTGGTCGAGGCACCGGAACCCGAGCCAGCCCCAGCCGCCGAGCCGGATGCCGGAACCGAGGTGGCGGGTGCACCGGAACAACCGCCTGAGCGAGAAAGTCGAAGCTACACGCCGGTGGAAGAGGTCGACTGGCAATGGCCGGCCGATGGCGCCCTCATCGGGCGTTTCGGTGAAGGCGGAAGTATCACCGCGGGCATTGATATCGACGGGCAAAAGGGGCAACCTGTCAGAGCAGCTGGCCCAGGTATCGTGGTCTATGCGGGCAGCGGAGTGAGAGGCTATGGCAACCTCATTCTGCTAAAGCATAATGACCAATACCTCAGCGCCTACGCCCACAACGACAGCCTCAGGGTTCGCGAGAATGATGTGGTCGAGGCCGGTGAGGTCATCGCCACCATGGGTGATAGTGATGCGGAGAGCGTCAGGCTGCATTTTGAGGTGCGCAAGGATGGCCAGCCTCAGGACCCCCTGAACTATCTGCCGGAGCGGTAG
- the rpoS gene encoding RNA polymerase sigma factor RpoS gives MLERDLQDVNLEDVAEAEQELGASEESVVGEEEAFEKALSREDKHYHHSLDATQIYLNEIGFSPLLTPEEEVYYGRLAQKGDPAGRSRMIESNLRLVVKIARRYLNRGLTLLDLIEEGNLGLIRAVEKFDPERGFRFSTYATWWIRQTIERALMNQTRTIRLPIHVVKELNIYLRAARELTQKLDHEATAEEIAEHLDKPVEAVKKMMGLNERVSSVDYPMGGESDKPLIETIADDNEQGPESSLVDVDVKQHVDDWLAELTEKQTEVVIRRFGLRGHEAATLEEVGDEIGLTRERVRQIQVEALKKLRRVLEKQGLSMDSIFE, from the coding sequence ATGCTTGAACGGGACCTTCAGGACGTGAATCTAGAGGATGTCGCTGAAGCCGAGCAGGAGCTTGGCGCCAGTGAAGAGAGTGTAGTCGGGGAAGAGGAGGCGTTCGAAAAGGCGCTGAGTCGTGAGGATAAGCACTATCATCACAGCCTTGATGCCACTCAGATCTATCTCAACGAAATTGGTTTTTCCCCCCTGCTGACACCGGAAGAGGAGGTCTATTACGGCCGCCTTGCCCAGAAGGGCGACCCCGCCGGTCGATCGAGGATGATCGAGTCCAACCTTCGCCTGGTGGTCAAGATCGCCCGGCGCTACCTCAACCGAGGCTTGACCCTGCTCGACCTGATCGAGGAGGGGAACCTTGGGCTCATTCGCGCCGTTGAAAAATTCGATCCCGAGCGGGGCTTCCGTTTCTCCACCTATGCCACCTGGTGGATTCGCCAGACCATCGAGCGGGCGCTGATGAACCAGACGCGCACCATTCGCCTGCCGATCCATGTGGTCAAGGAGCTCAATATCTACCTTCGGGCGGCCCGCGAGCTGACCCAGAAGCTCGACCACGAGGCCACCGCCGAGGAGATCGCCGAACACCTCGACAAGCCGGTTGAGGCGGTCAAGAAGATGATGGGGCTCAATGAGCGCGTTTCGTCGGTGGACTATCCGATGGGCGGCGAAAGCGACAAGCCGCTGATCGAGACCATTGCCGATGACAACGAGCAGGGTCCCGAGTCGTCCCTGGTGGACGTCGATGTCAAGCAGCATGTCGACGACTGGCTGGCGGAACTGACCGAAAAGCAGACAGAGGTGGTGATCCGCCGTTTCGGCCTGCGCGGGCATGAGGCCGCTACGCTGGAAGAGGTTGGAGACGAAATCGGCCTGACCCGTGAGCGGGTACGCCAGATACAGGTTGAAGCGCTCAAGAAGCTGCGTCGAGTACTGGAGAAGCAGGGCCTGTCCATGGACTCTATCTTCGAATAG
- a CDS encoding TolC family outer membrane protein, translating to MSRPALSRCFRKRWIATFVTLSMAGSAQGADLWTIAQDALENDAELASVRSGFLATEAARDVQRGTLLPQIAVGGNVSHSRIYSSAAQGQQGVPEGGVPGEVAPRDDTINSVGVSLDAEQALYDPARQAQLARAEREIDRDAVSLDVARQQLLFTVADAYFEILRAHDILSARRAQETAISRQLEQARERFEVGLIAITDVHEAQASFDLARAQRIAAESAMQVSFEALERLTGHRYDSIDALDDDIPIVPPEPGDREDWVTLAMDNSPMVLMAQAGIEVARSQVEISRAGQRPVVSAFATYGWSDSDRTGTNYSSESQVGLRASVPLYTGGSTEAQIRQSGFALEVSQYDFEAQRRDTIQQVRSLFTRVNNDVETVEARRQAIVSNQSALEATRSGYEVGTRNIVDVLNAEQSLFNAIADHAEARYDYVLGLLQLQLQAGLLGADSIQAVNAWLSDEESVSLELPDEANDSPVMNIGERPRAPS from the coding sequence ATGTCTCGCCCAGCCTTATCACGTTGCTTTCGCAAGCGCTGGATTGCCACGTTTGTCACTCTTTCAATGGCCGGCAGTGCGCAAGGCGCCGACCTCTGGACCATTGCCCAGGATGCCCTCGAGAACGATGCCGAGCTGGCTTCCGTCCGCTCCGGCTTTCTGGCGACCGAGGCTGCCCGGGACGTGCAGCGCGGTACCCTGCTGCCGCAGATTGCGGTCGGGGGCAACGTCAGCCATTCGCGAATCTATTCAAGCGCTGCCCAGGGCCAGCAAGGCGTGCCTGAAGGCGGCGTGCCGGGCGAAGTGGCTCCGCGAGACGACACCATCAATAGCGTCGGGGTAAGCCTGGACGCCGAGCAGGCGCTCTATGATCCAGCGCGACAGGCCCAGCTCGCTCGGGCCGAGCGGGAGATCGACCGCGATGCCGTGTCACTGGATGTTGCCCGACAGCAATTGCTCTTCACGGTGGCTGATGCCTACTTCGAGATCCTGCGTGCTCACGATATCCTGAGCGCTCGTCGCGCACAGGAGACAGCCATCAGTCGCCAACTGGAGCAGGCCCGTGAACGTTTCGAGGTGGGGCTGATCGCCATTACCGACGTGCATGAGGCCCAGGCCTCCTTCGATCTGGCGCGCGCTCAGCGCATCGCGGCAGAAAGCGCCATGCAGGTCAGCTTCGAGGCGCTGGAGCGGCTGACCGGGCACCGCTATGACAGCATCGATGCCCTGGATGACGATATCCCCATCGTGCCGCCCGAACCGGGGGATCGCGAGGACTGGGTGACGCTCGCCATGGACAACAGCCCCATGGTGCTGATGGCACAGGCGGGTATCGAAGTCGCCAGGAGCCAGGTCGAGATCTCCCGGGCGGGGCAGCGTCCGGTAGTCTCCGCCTTCGCTACCTATGGCTGGTCGGACAGTGACCGTACCGGTACGAATTACAGCTCCGAGAGCCAGGTCGGACTTCGTGCCAGCGTACCGCTCTATACGGGCGGGTCCACCGAGGCACAGATCCGCCAAAGCGGCTTTGCCCTGGAGGTGAGCCAGTACGATTTCGAGGCACAGCGCCGCGACACCATCCAGCAGGTACGTTCGCTGTTTACCCGCGTCAATAACGATGTGGAGACCGTCGAGGCGCGCCGCCAGGCGATCGTGTCCAACCAGAGCGCCCTTGAGGCGACGCGCTCGGGTTACGAGGTGGGCACGCGGAATATCGTCGACGTGCTCAATGCCGAGCAGAGCCTGTTCAATGCCATCGCCGACCATGCCGAAGCCCGCTATGACTATGTGCTGGGTCTGCTGCAGCTACAGCTGCAGGCGGGGCTGCTCGGGGCGGACTCGATCCAGGCTGTCAATGCCTGGCTTTCCGATGAGGAGAGCGTCTCCCTGGAGCTGCCGGACGAGGCCAATGACAGTCCGGTCATGAATATTGGCGAGCGTCCCCGGGCGCCTTCGTGA
- the alr gene encoding alanine racemase translates to MARPLVADIDLDALRHNYCLARELAPHSQALAVIKADAYGHGSVACAAALESLPAGVRPPAFAVASIEEAEALREGHIEAPIVLLEGIFEAGELARVEALGLWLAVHSEWQVNALLAHRPARPIPVWLKVDSGMHRLGFTPEEVTDVWKRLTESPECVTAVQLMSHFATADAVDDGYFRQQLACMRELAQRLDVPLCLANSPATLAWPEAHGAWVRPGVMLYGSDPLEVASDATRRLKPVMTLRSEIIAMRDLNIGEAVGYAGRWRAPRPSRIAVVACGYGDGYDRHAVDGTPVLVAGQPASLAGKVSMDMLTVDVTDIAEAGIGTEVVLWGEASNGRVLSVDTVARHCDTISYTLLTGVLPRVPRRYLGLDA, encoded by the coding sequence ATGGCAAGGCCCCTGGTCGCTGATATCGACCTTGACGCCCTGCGTCACAATTACTGCCTGGCTCGCGAGCTGGCACCCCACAGCCAGGCGCTGGCAGTGATCAAGGCCGACGCCTACGGCCATGGCAGCGTCGCCTGTGCAGCGGCGCTGGAGTCCCTGCCGGCCGGCGTCAGGCCGCCTGCCTTTGCGGTTGCCAGCATCGAGGAGGCCGAGGCCTTGAGAGAGGGCCATATCGAAGCACCGATCGTACTGCTCGAGGGTATCTTCGAGGCCGGCGAGCTGGCCCGTGTCGAAGCGCTTGGCCTGTGGCTGGCGGTGCATAGCGAGTGGCAGGTCAATGCCTTGCTGGCGCACCGCCCGGCCCGGCCGATCCCGGTGTGGCTCAAGGTCGACTCCGGCATGCATCGCCTGGGATTCACGCCAGAAGAGGTCACCGATGTCTGGAAGCGCCTCACGGAGAGTCCCGAGTGTGTCACCGCGGTGCAGCTGATGAGCCACTTTGCCACCGCCGACGCCGTCGATGACGGCTATTTTCGCCAGCAGCTCGCCTGCATGCGAGAGCTGGCGCAGCGTCTCGACGTGCCGCTCTGCCTGGCCAACTCGCCGGCGACCCTGGCCTGGCCCGAGGCGCATGGTGCCTGGGTGCGCCCAGGGGTGATGCTTTACGGTAGCGATCCCCTGGAGGTTGCCAGTGATGCGACGCGACGCCTGAAGCCGGTCATGACGCTGCGCTCGGAGATCATCGCCATGCGCGACTTGAATATCGGCGAAGCCGTTGGCTATGCCGGACGCTGGCGAGCGCCGCGGCCATCGCGTATCGCGGTGGTGGCCTGCGGCTATGGTGACGGCTATGACCGCCACGCCGTGGATGGCACGCCGGTTCTGGTGGCGGGGCAGCCTGCCAGCTTAGCCGGCAAGGTGTCCATGGATATGCTTACCGTGGATGTGACCGACATTGCCGAGGCCGGTATCGGTACCGAGGTCGTGCTGTGGGGGGAGGCCAGCAACGGCCGGGTACTGTCGGTAGATACGGTGGCACGTCATTGCGACACCATCAGCTATACCCTGCTTACCGGCGTGCTTCCGAGGGTGCCGCGCCGCTATCTTGGTCTCGATGCCTGA
- the lpxL gene encoding LpxL/LpxP family Kdo(2)-lipid IV(A) lauroyl/palmitoleoyl acyltransferase — translation MSKRNWPSSFAHPRFWPAWLAIAFMWTGAWLPWRLKLALGKGIGLLVWRLVPRRRHIVDTNLRLCFPEWSDEQRRQRVRETFIANGIGILETATAWCRDPRHLRHRVTYKNRHHLAAAQARGKGVLVVGIHFSTLDLGGALHSLYFPADVVYRPHNNPLFDRFMTDARRDIFGEAIDRRDLRGVVRRIKAGHIVWYSPDQDFGRDVSVFAPFFGIETASIRLTAKIARMTGAPVVPLMFHRNPDDRTYTIECHPPLEAFPSGDEVQDATQVNAFIEGAIRKHPEQYLWLHRRFKTRPAGEPGFY, via the coding sequence ATGTCCAAGCGTAACTGGCCCTCCTCCTTTGCCCACCCGCGCTTCTGGCCCGCCTGGCTGGCGATCGCTTTCATGTGGACGGGTGCCTGGCTGCCGTGGCGGCTGAAGCTGGCATTGGGCAAGGGTATCGGCCTGCTGGTCTGGCGCCTGGTCCCACGGCGCCGGCATATCGTTGATACCAACCTGCGCCTCTGTTTTCCCGAATGGAGCGATGAGCAGCGTCGCCAGCGGGTCCGCGAGACCTTCATCGCCAACGGCATAGGGATACTCGAGACGGCAACCGCCTGGTGTCGCGACCCACGGCACTTGCGTCACCGGGTCACCTACAAGAACCGGCACCATCTTGCTGCCGCTCAGGCCCGTGGCAAGGGGGTGCTGGTGGTGGGCATTCACTTCTCTACCCTCGACCTTGGCGGGGCGCTACATTCGCTCTACTTCCCGGCCGATGTCGTCTATCGTCCCCACAACAATCCCTTGTTCGATCGCTTCATGACCGATGCACGCCGCGATATTTTCGGCGAAGCCATCGATCGCCGTGATCTGCGTGGCGTGGTACGTCGCATCAAGGCGGGACATATCGTCTGGTACTCTCCGGATCAGGACTTCGGCCGTGATGTGAGCGTGTTCGCGCCCTTTTTCGGAATCGAGACGGCATCGATTCGACTGACTGCCAAGATCGCGCGGATGACCGGCGCACCGGTCGTACCATTGATGTTCCACCGCAACCCCGATGACCGCACCTATACCATCGAGTGCCACCCCCCGCTGGAAGCCTTTCCCAGCGGCGACGAAGTGCAGGATGCAACCCAGGTTAACGCCTTTATCGAAGGCGCCATTCGCAAGCACCCCGAGCAGTATCTATGGCTGCATCGTCGCTTCAAGACCCGTCCTGCCGGGGAGCCGGGTTTCTATTGA
- a CDS encoding DUF1328 domain-containing protein gives MLGNAMLFLIIAIIAGVLGFTGIAGAATTIAQILFFLFIVLFIVSLIRGRG, from the coding sequence ATGCTCGGCAACGCAATGTTGTTCCTGATCATCGCCATTATCGCAGGTGTGCTTGGTTTTACCGGCATCGCTGGTGCAGCCACTACCATCGCTCAGATTCTGTTTTTCCTGTTCATCGTGCTATTCATCGTGTCGCTGATTCGCGGGCGAGGTTGA
- a CDS encoding DUF2254 domain-containing protein → MITAFYNPIKMVKAYRQSIAYIPSLLALGYFLLGLAAVVPEEGLIPLPVTLEFLHFTDTETRRTLLSALLTGMVSLMVFSFSMVMSVLSQAGGNFSHKLVFGLVTKRHHQWVLGHYLGTILYVLMLLMMPGSDDSPGLWRSLHAYLGAVMVIHCLALFVYFIHKASQSVQVNSVAASLHQATSHSLSRMKARQQAARFEHFSQVKPVTTTHFFIASDQTGTIQRADFEKLAELAANKEAILYFNVSLGDFVLKGYPLLSVEAADAPDEEWTQEILAQVVLGQAESIEDSHVHGLTQLMEIAIKALSPGVNDPGTALLCINQLADLLRQRLDFSPCNALVDGQGKLRVTWPTEDFHNLLYRIITPILRYGHKDLSIGLSLLEALKTLSLFAGSAQRESLQQQADRVFEMLNQTAQHHLDRDFINRELHRGEHRLILPDSLPATFRRDEE, encoded by the coding sequence ATGATCACAGCATTTTACAATCCCATCAAGATGGTCAAGGCGTACCGACAAAGCATCGCTTACATACCCAGCCTGCTAGCGCTGGGGTATTTTTTGCTGGGATTGGCGGCTGTAGTGCCAGAAGAAGGGCTGATTCCATTACCTGTTACGCTTGAGTTCTTACACTTTACCGACACCGAAACGCGCCGCACGCTGTTATCGGCCTTGCTCACAGGCATGGTCTCACTGATGGTCTTCAGCTTCTCGATGGTCATGTCGGTGCTTTCCCAGGCGGGTGGAAACTTTTCTCACAAGCTGGTTTTCGGCCTGGTAACCAAACGGCATCATCAATGGGTGCTTGGGCACTACCTAGGTACCATTCTTTATGTTCTGATGCTGCTGATGATGCCGGGAAGCGACGATTCGCCAGGCTTATGGCGTTCGTTGCACGCCTACTTGGGTGCGGTGATGGTGATTCACTGCCTCGCGCTATTCGTCTATTTTATCCACAAGGCTTCACAGTCAGTGCAAGTCAATTCAGTTGCCGCCAGCCTTCATCAAGCCACCAGCCATTCTCTGAGCCGCATGAAAGCGCGCCAGCAAGCGGCGCGATTCGAGCATTTTTCCCAGGTCAAACCAGTCACTACCACACACTTTTTCATCGCTTCAGACCAAACCGGCACGATCCAGCGAGCGGATTTCGAGAAACTCGCCGAGTTGGCCGCCAATAAAGAAGCCATTCTGTATTTTAACGTTTCATTGGGTGATTTCGTTCTGAAGGGCTATCCCTTGCTGAGTGTCGAAGCGGCAGACGCCCCGGATGAAGAATGGACACAGGAAATACTGGCGCAGGTCGTGCTTGGCCAGGCCGAATCGATCGAGGATTCCCATGTGCATGGGTTGACACAACTGATGGAGATCGCCATCAAGGCGCTATCACCCGGCGTGAACGATCCCGGCACTGCTTTGTTATGTATCAATCAGTTGGCAGATTTGTTGCGGCAAAGGCTCGACTTCAGCCCCTGCAATGCACTGGTGGATGGGCAGGGTAAGCTTCGAGTCACATGGCCTACGGAAGACTTTCATAACCTGCTATATCGCATTATCACGCCGATTCTACGCTACGGGCACAAGGACCTGTCGATTGGCCTGAGCCTCCTGGAGGCGTTGAAGACGTTGTCTCTCTTTGCCGGAAGCGCACAGAGAGAAAGTTTACAGCAGCAGGCTGATAGAGTGTTCGAGATGCTGAACCAGACGGCCCAGCATCATCTCGATCGTGATTTTATCAACAGGGAGCTTCATCGCGGCGAGCACCGCTTGATACTGCCAGATTCGCTACCCGCCACATTTAGACGTGACGAGGAATAA
- the ettA gene encoding energy-dependent translational throttle protein EttA: protein MAQYVYTMNRVGKVVPPKKQILKDISLSFFPGAKIGVLGLNGSGKSTLLRIMAGVDKEHEGEARPMPGINIGYLPQEPQLDDEKSVRETVEEALGEIQDAQAKLDAVYAAYAEPDADFDALASEQARLENIIEAADAHNLERKLEVAADALRLPPWDARVGNLSGGERRRVALCRLLLSNPDMLLLDEPTNHLDAESVAWLERFLHDYSGTVVAITHDRYFLDNVAGWILELDRGQGIPFEGNYSQWLESKEKRLEQEAKQEASRQKAIKHELEWVRSNAKGRQAKSKARLNRFEEMQSGDFQKRNETNEIYIPPGPRLGDKVIEFHGVSKRFDDKLLYEDLSFTVPKGAIVGIVGGNGAGKSTLFKLIDGKEQPDGGEVVVGDTVEIAYVEQLRDALDDKQTVWEAVSDGQDMLNINGYEVSSRAYVGRFNFKGNDQQKFLKDLSGGERGRLQLAQTLKQGANVLLLDEPSNDLDIETLRALEEALLAFPGCALVISHDRWFLDRIATHVLAFEGDSQVVFFEGNYTDYELDHRKRVGNDTPHRMKYKRIDA from the coding sequence ATGGCGCAATACGTCTACACCATGAATCGGGTGGGCAAGGTCGTACCCCCCAAGAAACAGATTCTCAAGGACATCTCGCTCTCCTTCTTCCCGGGCGCCAAGATCGGTGTGCTGGGCCTCAATGGGTCCGGTAAATCGACGCTGCTGCGTATCATGGCCGGCGTCGACAAGGAGCATGAAGGGGAAGCGCGTCCCATGCCCGGCATCAACATCGGCTACCTGCCCCAGGAACCGCAGCTCGACGACGAAAAGAGCGTGCGCGAGACCGTGGAGGAAGCCCTGGGCGAGATCCAGGACGCACAGGCCAAGCTCGATGCCGTTTACGCCGCCTACGCCGAGCCGGATGCCGATTTCGACGCCCTGGCCAGCGAGCAGGCGCGGCTCGAGAACATCATCGAGGCCGCCGATGCCCACAACCTTGAGCGCAAGCTGGAAGTCGCCGCCGATGCGCTCCGCCTGCCGCCCTGGGACGCCAGGGTGGGCAATCTCTCTGGCGGCGAACGCCGCCGCGTAGCTCTGTGCCGCCTGCTGCTCTCCAATCCCGACATGCTGCTGCTCGACGAGCCCACCAACCACCTGGATGCGGAATCCGTGGCCTGGCTGGAGCGCTTCCTGCACGACTATTCGGGCACCGTGGTGGCCATCACCCACGACCGTTATTTCCTCGACAACGTGGCGGGTTGGATTCTCGAGCTCGACCGTGGCCAGGGCATACCCTTCGAGGGCAACTACTCCCAGTGGCTGGAATCGAAGGAGAAGCGCCTCGAGCAGGAAGCCAAGCAGGAAGCCTCGCGCCAGAAGGCGATCAAGCACGAGCTGGAGTGGGTGCGCAGCAACGCCAAGGGCCGCCAGGCCAAGAGCAAGGCGCGCCTCAATCGCTTCGAGGAGATGCAGTCGGGTGACTTCCAGAAACGCAATGAGACCAACGAGATCTATATTCCGCCCGGGCCGCGCCTGGGTGACAAGGTCATCGAATTCCATGGCGTCTCGAAGCGCTTCGACGACAAGCTCCTCTATGAGGACTTGAGCTTCACCGTGCCCAAGGGTGCCATCGTGGGCATCGTCGGCGGCAACGGTGCCGGCAAGTCGACGCTGTTCAAGCTCATCGATGGCAAGGAACAGCCGGATGGCGGCGAAGTCGTCGTCGGCGATACCGTCGAGATCGCCTACGTCGAACAGCTACGCGATGCGCTGGACGACAAGCAGACGGTATGGGAAGCGGTGTCCGACGGCCAGGACATGCTCAACATCAACGGCTATGAGGTCTCCTCGCGGGCCTACGTGGGTCGTTTCAACTTCAAGGGCAACGACCAGCAAAAGTTCCTCAAGGACCTCTCCGGCGGGGAGCGCGGCCGCCTGCAGCTGGCCCAGACCCTCAAGCAGGGAGCCAACGTGCTGCTGCTCGATGAACCGTCCAACGACCTGGATATCGAGACCTTGCGTGCCCTGGAAGAGGCCCTGCTCGCCTTCCCCGGCTGCGCCTTGGTGATCTCCCACGATCGCTGGTTCCTCGATCGGATCGCTACCCACGTACTCGCCTTCGAGGGCGACTCCCAGGTCGTCTTCTTCGAGGGCAACTACACCGACTACGAGCTGGATCACCGCAAGCGGGTCGGCAACGATACGCCCCACCGCATGAAGTACAAGCGCATCGACGCCTAA
- a CDS encoding PA3496 family putative envelope integrity protein: protein MSQEPLISDSHEDEQEFLDAVNDDDYSRPRASSRHETLRARRRVEALLEDRRLQRAIEDDWMLLDEEDE from the coding sequence ATGAGCCAAGAACCCCTGATCAGCGATTCTCATGAGGATGAGCAGGAATTCCTCGATGCCGTCAACGATGACGATTATTCCCGCCCTCGGGCTTCCAGCCGACACGAAACCCTGCGCGCCCGTCGCCGCGTAGAGGCACTGCTGGAGGATCGTCGTCTGCAGCGCGCCATCGAGGACGACTGGATGCTGCTCGACGAAGAGGACGAGTAG
- a CDS encoding PAS domain S-box protein, giving the protein MKRSPMISPELLERIVDASVDGIVVAEQEGDENILIYVNKGFERLTGYSADEILYRDCRFLQQEDRDQPGLDNIRKALQEGRPCREVLRNYRKDGTLFWNELSITPLYDEEDKLTYYIGVQKDVTERVEIQMELERLKAEYGLT; this is encoded by the coding sequence ATGAAACGATCCCCAATGATCAGCCCGGAACTGCTTGAGCGCATTGTCGACGCTTCGGTGGACGGCATCGTCGTTGCCGAGCAGGAGGGCGACGAGAATATTCTGATCTACGTCAACAAGGGCTTCGAACGACTCACCGGATACAGCGCAGACGAGATTCTCTATCGAGACTGCCGCTTTCTACAGCAAGAGGACCGTGACCAGCCTGGCCTTGATAACATACGCAAGGCCCTCCAGGAGGGACGCCCCTGTCGCGAGGTACTGCGCAACTATCGCAAGGATGGGACGCTATTCTGGAATGAGCTGTCGATCACGCCCCTGTACGATGAAGAGGACAAGCTCACCTACTACATCGGCGTACAGAAGGACGTCACCGAGCGTGTCGAGATCCAGATGGAGCTCGAACGACTGAAGGCCGAATACGGCCTCACCTGA